The genomic DNA ATCGACAGCTGAGCGGCGCGTAAACCAGAAGCCGATCAACAGGAACGAGGCCAGGCCGACCAGTCCCCAACCAACCAGCAGGAAGAGGAAGTTATCGGCGCTGACCAGCAGCACCATGGCGAAAATAAAGAAGTTCAGGTAACAGAAGAAACGCCAGAACCCTGGATCGTCTTCCATGTATCCTGCTGAGTAGATATGAATGAGAAAGCCTACGCCCGTAACCACCATCAACATGGTTGCAGAGAGCGGATCGAAGAGCAGCCCGAAGCTGATGACCAGCGGTGATGCGCCGGTTGTTGTGCCCGAGGAAACCCAGGTGTAGAGTAGTTGATCGCTGAAGCGCGCGGTAACAGGCGAAGTGGCCAGCATCGAGAAGAAGCTGATGGCCGCGAACAAAAAGGCCAGCCCGCACGCTCCCAGCCCCACCGTCAGTATCGCGGAGCGCGTCATTGCCCGACCGGCCAGACCCAGGATAATGAATCCGAGCAGGGGCAAGAGCAGCACGTATGGTGTCAGATTCGTCATAATTGGTTAGCCTCGCAATGCATTCATGTCGTCGACATCGATATCGCGGCGCGTGCGGAAGATGGAAACGATGATGGCCAGACCTACCACTACCTCTGCCGCGGCAACGGTCAACACGAGAAAAACAAACATCTGCCCATCCACCGAGTTTAGAAAATGCGAGAAGGCCATAAACGAGAGATTGACGGCATTCAACATCAATTCAATCGACATAAAGATAACCAGTGGATTGCGCCGCACAAGCACTCCCACCACCCCCACCGTAAAAATGATGGCGCTTACTATTAAATATCCCGATAGTTGCATAATTTCCTCCAGCTATGACCTGCGCCCAAATACCATCGCGCCCAGGATTGCCACGACGATCAACAGGCTCGTCACCTCAAAAGGAAAGGCGAAACCATGGAACAGCGCGAGGCCGAACGCCTGAATGTCGCCCTGCGTCGTTACCTCATGCGCGAGACTGTTCGCTCCGGTAGCGATGGCGCTGTTATTGATGGTCGCCGTATAGAAAATCAGGTAGCTCAAGGAGCCGACAAGAACAATACCCAGCGCGGCAGCTACTCCCCGCTGCCAGGGAATGCGGTCGGGCGGCTCGTTATCCGGGGCTTCCGAGGCCAGCATGGTGACGACAAAGAGGAATAAGACCATGATCGCGCCGGCATAGATCAGGATTTGCACAATGGCAATGAACAACGAGTTCAGTTGCAGGTAGAACAGCGCCAGGAAGAGCAGCGTCAGGATCAGGCTCAGGGCGCTGTGTACGGCATTGCGAAACGCGATCACCCCGATGGCGGAAGCAACGCTGGCGATTGCCAGCAAAAAGAAGGTAACGACTGTTGGCGTGACGTTCATACCTTTTCCCAGTCCTTTCCCCGCTGCAACTTCCGGCGATCCTCGTCCTGTTCTTCGTCCGTTAGCAACACGGGTTCCTGGGTGGGAATAGTGCCCAGGCCGACGGCGGCGGCGCTGGCCTGCGAGCCATCAAACACATGCGTTTCCTGTGGAATCGGTTGTGGGGCCTCGGGCGGGGGCGGCTCGAACCAGACGGCAGCTGAACCGACCGTTGCCTGTCCCTCGGGCTCAAGCAGTTGTTCCTTGTGATAAACCATATCTTCTGGATAGTACGAAGCCAGTTTATAGATGCGCTCCAGCGTAATGGCCCCGGTTGGGCAGGCCGCTTCACAATAGCCACAGAAGATGCAGCGCAGCAGGTTTACGTCGAAGACCTTCGCGTATCGTTCGCCTGGAGAGACGCGATTCTCCTCGGTATTCTCCTCGGCCTCGATATAGATGGCGTCGGCGGGACAGGCGCCCGCGCACAGGTAGCAGCCGACGCAACGTTCCAGCCCATTCTCATAGCGGTGCAGCACGTGCCGCCCGCGAAAACGCGCCGGCAACTCGCGCTCCTGCTCCGGATAGGAGACCGTCGTCGGCTTCTTGCCCATATTTCTCAGGGTGGTTGCCATACCCTTGATGATGTCGAATGACATGGTGTGAACTCCTTATGGTTCCTGAGATTGTTGCTCAGATTCTATTTCTTTTTTCAAGTTGTCTAGTAGCAATATTTTTATGTCCGGCAAAGATTGAAAGTGGACATCATTCGTTAGAAAATAGGAAGCCCCACCAAGAATGGCAGTAGCTAGTTGAATAGAGTCAGGTGTCCGAATTTTATAAAGTGCTCGTAGGCGCGATGCCTCTTCTGCGATTTCTCGATTGATAA from Ktedonobacteraceae bacterium includes the following:
- the nuoK gene encoding NADH-quinone oxidoreductase subunit NuoK — protein: MQLSGYLIVSAIIFTVGVVGVLVRRNPLVIFMSIELMLNAVNLSFMAFSHFLNSVDGQMFVFLVLTVAAAEVVVGLAIIVSIFRTRRDIDVDDMNALRG
- a CDS encoding NADH-quinone oxidoreductase subunit J → MNVTPTVVTFFLLAIASVASAIGVIAFRNAVHSALSLILTLLFLALFYLQLNSLFIAIVQILIYAGAIMVLFLFVVTMLASEAPDNEPPDRIPWQRGVAAALGIVLVGSLSYLIFYTATINNSAIATGANSLAHEVTTQGDIQAFGLALFHGFAFPFEVTSLLIVVAILGAMVFGRRS
- the nuoI gene encoding NADH-quinone oxidoreductase subunit NuoI: MSFDIIKGMATTLRNMGKKPTTVSYPEQERELPARFRGRHVLHRYENGLERCVGCYLCAGACPADAIYIEAEENTEENRVSPGERYAKVFDVNLLRCIFCGYCEAACPTGAITLERIYKLASYYPEDMVYHKEQLLEPEGQATVGSAAVWFEPPPPEAPQPIPQETHVFDGSQASAAAVGLGTIPTQEPVLLTDEEQDEDRRKLQRGKDWEKV